A stretch of Stenotrophomonas indicatrix DNA encodes these proteins:
- a CDS encoding sensor histidine kinase, whose product MDATTPSRRFWILNALAWAGYATYSLWLGVRIGGGTLFSGVVLISLSIAVSLWLCSGALRSVALRQRWWDGSLGSLVLKLATGVVVGASIAQALTAALLLPALAMGWVQLPGGRADYQLSSVVLYWMNTALFLLMWTGLWAGLHGLRRARHSELARLRVEAERSALERDALRARLNPHFMFNALNNLRALILEDPERARDMVTRLSRTLRHALAHNRSEQVTLAEELEVVDDYLAIEAIHFEQRLQVRREIAAEAVQAQLPAMALQLLVENAIKHGIASRAGGGEVHIRASLDDDLLRLQVDNPLCTGSEPAQGHGVGLAYLRAQLGTRGRFTLQPLGDRMQALLEIPQ is encoded by the coding sequence ATGGACGCTACCACGCCTTCCCGCCGCTTCTGGATCCTCAACGCGCTGGCGTGGGCAGGCTATGCGACGTACAGCCTGTGGCTGGGGGTGCGTATCGGCGGCGGTACGCTGTTCAGCGGCGTGGTGTTGATCTCCCTCAGCATTGCCGTTTCCCTGTGGTTGTGCAGCGGCGCGCTGCGTTCGGTCGCACTGCGGCAGCGCTGGTGGGATGGCAGTCTGGGCAGCCTGGTGTTGAAACTGGCAACTGGCGTGGTGGTCGGTGCCAGCATTGCACAGGCGCTGACGGCGGCGTTGTTGTTGCCGGCGCTGGCCATGGGCTGGGTGCAGTTGCCCGGTGGGCGTGCCGACTACCAGCTGTCGTCGGTCGTGCTGTACTGGATGAACACCGCCCTGTTCCTTTTGATGTGGACGGGACTGTGGGCGGGCCTGCATGGCTTGCGCCGCGCGCGCCACAGCGAGCTGGCGCGATTGCGCGTGGAGGCGGAGCGCAGCGCCCTGGAGCGCGATGCGTTGCGTGCGCGGCTGAATCCGCATTTCATGTTCAACGCATTGAACAACCTGCGAGCGCTGATTCTGGAAGATCCCGAGCGTGCCCGCGACATGGTCACCCGCCTGTCGCGCACGCTGCGCCACGCGTTGGCCCACAATCGCAGTGAGCAGGTGACCCTGGCCGAGGAACTGGAAGTGGTCGACGACTATCTGGCCATCGAGGCGATCCACTTCGAACAGCGCCTGCAGGTGCGGCGGGAGATCGCCGCAGAGGCTGTGCAGGCACAACTGCCTGCGATGGCACTGCAGCTGTTGGTGGAGAACGCGATAAAACATGGCATTGCCAGCCGCGCTGGCGGCGGCGAGGTACATATCCGCGCGTCGCTGGACGATGACCTGCTGCGCCTCCAGGTGGACAACCCGCTCTGCACTGGCAGCGAACCTGCGCAAGGGCATGGTGTGGGACTGGCCTACCTGCGCGCGCAGCTTGGCACGCGCGGCCGTTTCACCCTGCAGCCGCTCGGCGACCGCATGCAGGCGCTGCTGGAGATTCCGCAATGA
- a CDS encoding LytR/AlgR family response regulator transcription factor — translation MTAVLRVLIVDDARLARQELRTLLSALPWVQCVGEADDVPAAREAIATLAPDLVLLDVQMPSGTGFDVLDGLERVPSVVFVTAYDTYAVRAFRANALDYLVKPVEAPRLLEALERARHHAALDTEPPTVHGTLGAQDQVFVREGERCWFVSIAEIRRLVVDGNYTRLWFRDQNALLARSLSALEARLPSDLFFRANRNTLVNLRRIRAVTPSIGDGYDLALDDGSEVEVSRRQARELRERMAL, via the coding sequence ATGACGGCCGTGCTGCGTGTGCTGATTGTCGATGATGCACGGCTGGCGCGACAGGAGCTGCGGACGCTGCTGTCGGCGCTGCCGTGGGTGCAGTGCGTGGGCGAGGCCGACGATGTGCCTGCTGCGCGCGAGGCGATCGCCACGCTGGCGCCGGACCTGGTGCTGCTGGATGTGCAGATGCCCTCCGGTACCGGCTTCGATGTACTGGACGGGTTGGAAAGGGTGCCCTCGGTGGTGTTCGTCACTGCCTACGACACCTACGCAGTACGCGCGTTCCGGGCCAATGCACTGGATTACCTGGTGAAGCCGGTGGAAGCGCCGCGACTGCTGGAAGCGCTGGAGCGTGCGCGTCATCATGCGGCGTTGGATACCGAACCTCCCACAGTGCACGGCACGCTGGGTGCGCAGGACCAGGTGTTCGTGCGCGAAGGCGAGCGCTGCTGGTTCGTGTCCATTGCCGAGATCCGTCGGCTGGTGGTGGACGGCAACTACACGCGGCTGTGGTTCCGCGACCAGAACGCATTGCTGGCCCGCAGCCTGAGCGCGTTGGAAGCACGCTTGCCATCGGACCTTTTCTTTCGTGCCAACCGCAACACGCTGGTCAACCTGCGGCGCATCCGTGCGGTCACGCCGAGCATTGGCGATGGCTACGATCTGGCACTGGATGATGGCAGTGAAGTGGAGGTATCGCGGCGGCAGGCACGGGAGCTGCGCGAGCGGATGGCGCTGTAG
- a CDS encoding amidohydrolase family protein: MDAARALSPSPRSHQRPLLKAVAAVLLAPPLLFAAALIWPLPAPPPPDVGNSRVIINARVVDVQNGVASAPTTVTVRNGTIIAIGNGPHDATLHVFDAGGRWLLPGFWDMHTHALQLSPQLQFPLMLANGITGTRDMMDCPQPTDPLIACVADKRRWSAQAIAGTLTAPRFVQVASFYFEDPALAPQDAVRRAREYAERGVDALKVYNRLRPDTYQRLAAEARQLHRPLVGHLPRAVALEEALQAGQHSFEHAHLFVRHCSGSAAAWRSGTLDGEDPTALAEHLVDSYAPARCKAAFALMQASGSAFVPTHVTREEDARARDPGFIDDPRLAYLDPLSRWAWRDDLQATVTRHPGQRGERALHAYFNHGLALTGAAHRAGVPVLVGTDTGLGGFRYHDELQLLHQAGLSQADVLRAATLHAAQHLRLQARHGSVEVGKAADLVLLDGNPLLDIGNSRRVHAVLLAGHLYDRPRLDALLAYSRAQARSPAVMARLLWGFVTSPVSAEL, translated from the coding sequence ATGGATGCAGCACGCGCGTTGTCCCCTTCCCCTCGATCACACCAACGGCCTCTGCTGAAGGCAGTAGCGGCTGTGCTTCTCGCTCCGCCCCTGCTGTTCGCTGCCGCCCTGATCTGGCCGTTGCCAGCGCCGCCGCCACCCGATGTCGGCAACAGCCGGGTGATCATCAATGCGCGGGTGGTGGACGTGCAGAACGGCGTTGCCAGCGCGCCCACCACTGTAACGGTGCGCAACGGCACCATCATCGCCATCGGCAATGGCCCCCACGACGCCACCTTGCACGTATTCGACGCCGGTGGCCGCTGGCTGCTGCCTGGCTTCTGGGACATGCATACCCACGCACTGCAGTTGTCTCCGCAACTGCAGTTCCCGTTGATGCTGGCCAACGGCATCACCGGCACCCGCGACATGATGGACTGCCCGCAGCCGACCGATCCGCTGATCGCCTGCGTCGCTGACAAGCGTCGCTGGAGCGCACAGGCCATCGCTGGCACGTTGACCGCGCCGCGATTCGTGCAGGTGGCAAGCTTCTACTTCGAAGACCCTGCGCTGGCACCACAGGACGCCGTCCGTCGCGCGCGTGAGTACGCCGAGCGCGGCGTGGATGCACTGAAGGTCTACAACCGGCTGCGCCCGGATACCTACCAACGGCTGGCTGCCGAGGCGCGGCAACTGCATCGTCCGCTGGTGGGCCACCTGCCCAGGGCGGTGGCGCTGGAAGAGGCACTGCAGGCCGGACAGCACAGCTTTGAACACGCGCATCTGTTCGTTCGCCACTGCTCCGGCTCCGCAGCTGCATGGCGCAGCGGGACGCTGGACGGTGAAGACCCGACAGCCTTGGCCGAGCACTTGGTGGACAGCTATGCGCCTGCAAGGTGCAAGGCCGCCTTCGCGCTGATGCAGGCCAGCGGCAGCGCCTTCGTGCCCACTCATGTCACCCGCGAGGAGGATGCCCGCGCGCGCGATCCGGGCTTCATCGATGATCCGCGACTGGCGTACCTCGATCCGCTTTCGCGCTGGGCCTGGCGCGACGACCTGCAGGCCACGGTCACCCGCCATCCAGGCCAACGTGGCGAGCGCGCGCTGCACGCCTATTTCAATCATGGCCTGGCACTGACCGGCGCTGCGCACCGCGCCGGTGTTCCGGTGCTGGTGGGCACCGACACCGGGCTTGGCGGCTTCCGCTATCACGATGAACTGCAACTGCTGCACCAGGCCGGACTCAGCCAGGCCGACGTGCTGCGCGCAGCCACGTTGCACGCCGCACAGCACCTTCGCCTGCAGGCCCGGCATGGCAGTGTCGAGGTCGGCAAAGCGGCCGACCTGGTGCTGCTGGACGGCAATCCTCTGCTGGACATCGGCAACAGCCGGCGCGTGCATGCGGTGCTGCTGGCCGGCCACCTCTACGACCGTCCAAGGCTGGATGCACTGCTGGCCTACTCCCGCGCGCAGGCACGCTCACCTGCGGTGATGGCGCGGCTGCTGTGGGGATTCGTGACCAGCCCGGTCAGCGCGGAACTGTAG
- a CDS encoding DUF3228 family protein: protein MSIVLTDFARPRLFPRVPRGNTIQDCSAEQFQAHLNAHPPLKVLDGYAPFCKLFVYENWTSTRCLTVPVTDANRHLLRSGYEARNREELPVLVRWFEGVESPRANYLVVILYSAEQLAKEGSPIDADWGIVGCIYTAEPAEVPMAPITMMRNALGVEEGGSGVPLDREAYQRAVAFWENNANWRP from the coding sequence ATGTCCATCGTCCTCACCGATTTCGCCCGCCCCCGCCTGTTCCCGCGCGTACCGCGCGGCAACACCATCCAGGACTGCAGCGCCGAGCAGTTCCAGGCGCATCTCAACGCGCACCCGCCGCTTAAGGTGCTCGATGGCTATGCACCGTTCTGCAAGCTGTTCGTCTATGAAAACTGGACCAGCACGCGCTGCCTGACCGTGCCGGTCACCGATGCCAACCGGCACCTGCTGCGCAGCGGCTACGAGGCGCGCAACCGTGAGGAACTGCCGGTGCTGGTGCGCTGGTTCGAGGGCGTGGAATCGCCACGGGCCAATTACCTGGTTGTGATCCTGTACAGCGCCGAGCAGCTGGCCAAGGAAGGTTCACCCATCGATGCGGACTGGGGCATCGTCGGCTGCATCTATACCGCTGAACCGGCAGAAGTACCGATGGCACCGATCACGATGATGCGCAATGCGCTGGGCGTGGAGGAGGGCGGTTCGGGCGTGCCGCTGGACCGCGAAGCCTATCAGCGCGCGGTGGCGTTCTGGGAGAACAACGCCAACTGGCGGCCGTGA
- a CDS encoding energy transducer TonB, translating into MTIRWWMPLAVALGALLGSAESSAQRYDANAACGGLSNAASIQDVGVSSMEARAQQGRCTLHVVAADAEALVRQQRMLEAVSMAVCKAAAEPQPSAQPLSLVLRFPARCPLSSKATLFPAASGNWRREFPEYPSAAVRDGLQGKVQLKALVNGDGRIVAAVVRVSSGHAVLDAAAAKGLRLWAMQRDAQQPALPAMSVMDVPVTFALNE; encoded by the coding sequence ATGACGATCAGATGGTGGATGCCGTTGGCGGTGGCGCTGGGCGCCTTGCTGGGTTCAGCCGAGAGTTCAGCCCAGCGTTACGATGCCAACGCCGCATGCGGTGGATTGAGCAACGCGGCATCGATCCAGGATGTGGGCGTCAGCAGCATGGAGGCGCGTGCCCAGCAAGGGCGCTGCACGCTGCACGTCGTGGCTGCGGATGCGGAAGCGCTGGTGCGCCAGCAACGCATGCTGGAAGCGGTGTCGATGGCGGTATGCAAGGCCGCTGCGGAACCGCAGCCGTCCGCGCAGCCGCTGTCACTGGTGCTGCGATTCCCTGCGCGCTGCCCGCTGTCGTCCAAGGCGACACTGTTCCCTGCGGCCAGCGGCAACTGGAGGCGTGAATTCCCCGAGTACCCCTCTGCGGCTGTACGTGACGGGTTGCAGGGCAAAGTGCAGCTGAAGGCGCTGGTGAACGGGGACGGCAGGATTGTCGCGGCCGTGGTACGCGTGTCCAGTGGTCACGCGGTGCTGGACGCGGCAGCGGCCAAGGGGCTCCGCTTGTGGGCCATGCAACGCGACGCGCAACAGCCCGCGTTGCCCGCCATGAGTGTGATGGACGTGCCGGTGACCTTTGCTCTCAACGAATGA